CCATGCAAATTTTGGCGGTGCGCATTGCCATTGGGGACATCATATTTATGCAAACTTTAATCTAACTATGGTAGACGATACGCATATCTACGTGGGGGACTATACCATGTTTGGGCCGAATGTTACCATTGCAACGGCGGGACACCCGATTTTGCCTGAACTGAGAGAAAAGGCATATCAATATAATGCACCGGTACATATCGGAAAAAACTGCTGGCTTGGCGCAGGTGTAATAGTTTTACCGGGAATTACTATCGGAGATAATGTTGTTATCGGCGCAGGGAGTATTGTAACAAAGGATTTGCCGCCCAACGTTGTTGCCGTTGGAAATCCTTGCAGGATACTGCGTAAAATTAATGAACACGACAAAGAATATTACTTTAAAAACAGAAAAATTGATTTAGCAAATTTGTAAAA
This portion of the Congzhengia minquanensis genome encodes:
- a CDS encoding sugar O-acetyltransferase, with amino-acid sequence MSMKDKMHTGELYLPGNDEILKRQTKCLDRLYDFNMTRPTEFEKRQKLMKEMFAEIGDGCYIEPPFHANFGGAHCHWGHHIYANFNLTMVDDTHIYVGDYTMFGPNVTIATAGHPILPELREKAYQYNAPVHIGKNCWLGAGVIVLPGITIGDNVVIGAGSIVTKDLPPNVVAVGNPCRILRKINEHDKEYYFKNRKIDLANL